TGAAGGAGATATCTTCTGGTTTTTAAAGTCTTCCACTGAATGATGAGAACCAGCATCAGAATGCTTATCACTGAAGTCTGAGCAATTGTCCATATCAGAAGCTGCTTTATCAGTTTCTCCGAGGACTTTCCTGACTGACAATCTTTGACTTATGTGAGGAATTCCTACAGATTTTCTACTCAGCGATGGAGAGGACGATGAATACCTCAGTGGGCTCATACCTTGGTTTGCACTGTTGGCAATATTAGCCTTAACCCTCATGTGCTCAATATCTTCATCTTTCTTTGCAATTGTCTCCTTAAGAGATGAAATCTGCAAGATCGAAAGAAAATTAGAGCATTGTGAATAAAATGGCATTGAAAAGATTCAACATCTGCACACAAGGTTCATCAGTTTAGGACCAATCTTTCCCCCAAAAGTGCATTGCAATTAATTATCCAAACCAGACAAATAAGATAAAGCTTAATATAAATGTGTGGCAACACTGGCTAAGAAATTTAATGTTACATATTGGGAAATCAAATGGGCTTGACTTTAATCCAAAAATCACGGGTTATAATTTTGCTTAGGAAGGGAAGTTATGGCAGAAAGTGATAAGAGAGTAAGATACTAAAAAAGTAGTGAACATGCTaaattttcagataaaaatTCTCCAACAACCTGCTCCATAAGTTCTCTAACATCCCTCCCCACTCTGCTGCTCCTTGCAGCACCTAATTCAACACCAGAAACTCTCTCAGCAAACTTCAAGGTACTTATGGTTTCAGAATAGGAGTCTGAATCAGGATTAAGCTGCACAAACATTAGGGTCTTCGCTTGACCACCTGCAATGTAAAAATCCATAAATGCAGAGAGCAAGCCATTCATGAATACAGGTATAAATAGCAGAAATATATTTCATCCGGCAGATAAGACCTGCTATCAGAATAAATACCAAGTAAAATTATTACCCAAAGAACTCTGGAGGACTTGAGTTAATTTGCTATTTCTGTATGGGACATGAGCACTCTTTTGTGCCAGAGCAAAGATTACATCTCCAAGAGCTGATAGTGATCTGTTTATATGCTGTGCCTCCTTGAGTCTATCACCAGTAGCTTCAGAGCGATCCACCCTTTCACTGCCAGCAAGGTCTATCAAATGTAGATTGCCACGCAAAGTGGCACCAGATTTCACATCAGTGCCATGAACATGAACTGTGAGAACACTGTAGAAGAGAATCAACTGAGTACCTCAACTatagagaaaagaatttttttttttttttggtaagaaaaagaaaacatttgatatggaaaataaatagagaaataaTACCTATGGGATCTACTACTTCTTTCATTAAGTGCGGTAGCACCTACAGCTCTATTCATCAACCCAATATTCATTAATTCCAAAACATTTGTGGTTGATTTAACAGAGTGCATACTTGCCTCAGGGATGGCCAACCCATTTGGTTGGGTGGTACTCCAAATCCCAAGTGTGTGCAAGTCAAAGGAAACATAAAAATCTTTTATACTGAGATCAAAGTAATAAAAAGGATGCCAACATCAAACTGGACCAAGAAGGAATAATAAAGATGCAagaataaaattcataaattaatacatGAAGATGCGTtcttgtgtgtgtgtatacatgCACACACAAAAGATGAAGAAACtcattttagattcaaattgcaACACAAATTCTAAAGCATTAGAATCAATACCCAAATTTTGGGTACGAGAATATTTAAATGTGCAAATTGAAAGTGCATTGATccttttttttacaataatagtATCactatttgtttaaaaaagagGTGCCATCAAAGTTAGTCCACTATTATATGACAGGGTAAATGAATATGCtacaaataatcataataacCAACCATGAAGGAATGGAGTGAAACCTATAGGAGGTGATATCTCTGAgaatgaaaataaacaaaatcatgaaattaaAGGATATCTCTTTTGTGGACCATCACTTGACAGTAGATCACGAACTTGTTCATTATAAATCTCAACCATCTGAACACCAACATCGTATATAATGCAATTCTTCCGACTTTGAGTAATTTGGAAAAGATCATTCAGTGCTCGATAATTGACACCCCAATCTTCTCCTGATGATATACAAGGCCCACTCtaggttgaaaaaaaaatttataagggACAAGTATATTATAAACAACAGTTTCCTACATTGAAAATGTACACAAGTTACACACCATTGTATAGGTCTTCCCAGATCCAGTTTGTCCATAAGCAAATACACAAACATTATATCCATCAAGTACAGATCGTATTAATGGTTGTGCATCTAAGAATACCTCCTCTgccaacataaaattttaaaagttaaaagtcAGAATATTTCCAGACAACAGAGATAAATAAAACCATCTATCAATAATTTAAGATCAAGAAAACATTACCTTGAGTGGCTTCTGGACCAAAAACCTTGTTAAACTTGAAGAGTCGATGACTGTCTTTCCCTTGTTTTATGGGATTTGAAACTACCAACTCACCATTCTCAccaatatattcaaatattgtttGCTTTTTGCTTTGACCTGGAAGAAATGGTCTTATCCGGCAATATACTCTAATATTTCCTGTTTCAGAAAGAGGAACAAACAGTTGTAAATCTACAGGTATATCAAGCGGAATTATTGTAAGGCACTCTACCTTTCAAATCCTGAACTTCATTGTACAATTTCCTATTTTCTGCCAGAACTGAATGGTAATTCTCAGCAGCATCTGCAAGCCCTTTTAGGTTTAGCCCTATTGAAAAAGTACTCACCATGAGAAAATGGCCAACCCACTGTAAAATTCCAAATTGATAgtaaagaaaatcaaaacaaCAATGAACTATCAATCTAACCCAAGTGATTAAATTCCTCTGCATAACTCCTTTTCGTCTTCAGGACTTCATGTTTTATGAACTGAAAAGCTACCCTTAAATCCTAATCAATGTGACAATTGCAGTTGTGAGAATAATCCTTAACACACTATAATATCAATAGCTAAAAGTAAAGATAAACCTGTATAGCTGCAAACTGATAATCCATAAAGTTCTGATAAGTAGACTCCTTCTTTTTCCATCTTTGAGATTTAGATTCAGAAAACGATTCTAGTTCTTTCACCTTCTTCTTTGAATCTATTAAAAGACAACCAAGTTCCTTCAACTTCTTTTCTGACTCAACTTTAGTTTCCTCAAACTGTGCTTCCAGTTTCAAGCAATGCATCATATGTGTCCTTTTGGCCATTTCTAATTCTTGTTTCAATGTAGAAATCTCAATACTACTatgatctttttcttttttcaatctAAGCACATTCTGCTCTTCGAGCTTTTCCTTCTCCTCCAGTTTGGTTTTCTCAGCCTGCAAAACACGAAGAACAATCTAATGATTTAACCAAGCTATGAAATAGCATAATCACAATAAAGCATCCATGAATATCACTTACAAACACAGGTATAACATATGATGTTTCGATTGATTTTATCCCTTATCAACAAtctacataattttatcaattatgtGGCTCCTTACAAATTAGCAAATGGGAGATAATGGAAAAGCACTTCGTCACAtccacaaataatttaaaatcatacatCTTTGAGAAACAAAAGTTTTATAGTAAAAACT
This sequence is a window from Mangifera indica cultivar Alphonso chromosome 20, CATAS_Mindica_2.1, whole genome shotgun sequence. Protein-coding genes within it:
- the LOC123204488 gene encoding kinesin-like protein KIN-14J isoform X2 gives rise to the protein MALRQNGNFENSNGTHGVNDEQKEYPKSMAEGNQLSILMEWLNDMTPSLRLPLEPSEEEFRACLTDGIVLCRILNKLCPGLIDMGASFEPGPAKVNQFLAAMDELGLPSFEASELEQGYMKPVLQCLRTLRASFNSYDAEDNIHNHSRKRWSVARVDLIKETGHLRGSVRTYGKSSAIKEDSQLNSLDGKFQIGLHGPITEDISDMKISELINSRSLDNASTKSLFGFVNQILDERIEKRNGDVPQNLACLLREVVLLIERRMATQAHHLKNQNNLYRACEEKYQSRIRVLETLARGSTEENKVLVSQFERLKAEKTKLEEKEKLEEQNVLRLKKEKDHSSIEISTLKQELEMAKRTHMMHCLKLEAQFEETKVESEKKLKELGCLLIDSKKKVKELESFSESKSQRWKKKESTYQNFMDYQFAAIQDLRVAFQFIKHEVLKTKRSYAEEFNHLGLNLKGLADAAENYHSVLAENRKLYNEVQDLKGNIRVYCRIRPFLPGQSKKQTIFEYIGENGELVVSNPIKQGKDSHRLFKFNKVFGPEATQEEVFLDAQPLIRSVLDGYNVCVFAYGQTGSGKTYTMSGPCISSGEDWGVNYRALNDLFQITQSRKNCIIYDVGVQMVEIYNEQVRDLLSSDGPQKRLGIWSTTQPNGLAIPEASMHSVKSTTNVLELMNIGLMNRAVGATALNERSSRSHSVLTVHVHGTDVKSGATLRGNLHLIDLAGSERVDRSEATGDRLKEAQHINRSLSALGDVIFALAQKSAHVPYRNSKLTQVLQSSLGGQAKTLMFVQLNPDSDSYSETISTLKFAERVSGVELGAARSSRVGRDVRELMEQISSLKETIAKKDEDIEHMRVKANIANSANQVRKVLGETDKAASDMDNCSDFSDKHSDAGSHHSVEDFKNQKISPSQSKSAVGDSSQNVTEDFELLGFGEADSEERLSDISDGGLSMGTETDGSSSVVEFTLFPETAKPAERSENTEKAGYPSKLPKPLPKVVKSRSSHLSLPKATKAPSSKILSSARKPTPTSSTRFPKRRQ
- the LOC123204488 gene encoding kinesin-like protein KIN-14J isoform X1 yields the protein MALRQNGNFENSNGTHGVNDEQKEYPKSMAEGNQLSILMEWLNDMTPSLRLPLEPSEEEFRACLTDGIVLCRILNKLCPGLIDMGASFEPGPAKVNQFLAAMDELGLPSFEASELEQGYMKPVLQCLRTLRASFNSYDAEDNIHNHSRKRWSVARVDLIKETGHLRGSVRTYGKSSAIKEDSQLNSLDGKFQIGLHGPITEDISDMKISELINSRSLDNASTKSLFGFVNQILDERIEKRNGDVPQNLACLLREVVLLIERRMATQAHHLKNQNNLYRACEEKYQSRIRVLETLARGSTEENKVLVSQFERLKAEKTKLEEKEKLEEQNVLRLKKEKDHSSIEISTLKQELEMAKRTHMMHCLKLEAQFEETKVESEKKLKELGCLLIDSKKKVKELESFSESKSQRWKKKESTYQNFMDYQFAAIQDLRVAFQFIKHEVLKTKRSYAEEFNHLGLNLKGLADAAENYHSVLAENRKLYNEVQDLKGNIRVYCRIRPFLPGQSKKQTIFEYIGENGELVVSNPIKQGKDSHRLFKFNKVFGPEATQEEVFLDAQPLIRSVLDGYNVCVFAYGQTGSGKTYTMSGPCISSGEDWGVNYRALNDLFQITQSRKNCIIYDVGVQMVEIYNEQVRDLLSSDGPQKRLGIWSTTQPNGLAIPEASMHSVKSTTNVLELMNIGLMNRAVGATALNERSSRSHSVLTVHVHGTDVKSGATLRGNLHLIDLAGSERVDRSEATGDRLKEAQHINRSLSALGDVIFALAQKSAHVPYRNSKLTQVLQSSLGGQAKTLMFVQLNPDSDSYSETISTLKFAERVSGVELGAARSSRVGRDVRELMEQISSLKETIAKKDEDIEHMRVKANIANSANQGMSPLRYSSSSPSLSRKSVGIPHISQRLSVRKVLGETDKAASDMDNCSDFSDKHSDAGSHHSVEDFKNQKISPSQSKSAVGDSSQNVTEDFELLGFGEADSEERLSDISDGGLSMGTETDGSSSVVEFTLFPETAKPAERSENTEKAGYPSKLPKPLPKVVKSRSSHLSLPKATKAPSSKILSSARKPTPTSSTRFPKRRQ